Part of the Tribolium castaneum strain GA2 chromosome 4, icTriCast1.1, whole genome shotgun sequence genome is shown below.
AACAGGTACTGTAATTTATTTGCAACTGCATTATtatattacaaaatatttaattacacTTATTAGATTTTAACTCGAACTAATTTAATCCGAGGttaagttaaattttaatttcgtcatcagataacaaaaaattgttcctCAAAAGTGATTGTCACTACTTTTTGGGCAAACGCAGGAATCTTTAACGGAAGATTTCCACACCCGTTCGAGGTGGGAAAAGTTTAGCTTTTCTCAaccaaaatagaaaaagaatATTTGTGTATTATTTTCCGATTTTTAGTCAAACGAGCATGGAAAAGCTAAAAGTAATATTTCCAGTCATTGGCCATGAGCAAGGATCTAGAAAGTACTTTTCAGATGTAGTTGTCATTAAGACTAGTGGTAGTAGTAGTGTTTTTGCCCCATTCGGtggcaaatttaattataagtagattaatttttttgtcccgttgcaaaattatgtaaaaatggcGCACATGACGAAGAAAAGGcatgtattaaaaattaaagggAACAATAAAACCAACGCCAAAGAGAGCAACAAGCCCGACAAATCGTCAGTATGGCGCGTAATAGCCCCGTTCGTGACCGTCCCACTGAAGAAGCCCCAGAAGGAGGTGGAAGACGAACAGTTCAGTTTCTACTTGAAGAAAAAGCCGGCTGTTCTTCTGCGCGACTTGTCAACGTTTATGTCAGATAGTGTCGACTTGCCGTCACTCTTTCACGAAACTGCCGATGTTCTACAAAAGGTTACTAAAGCTTCGTGGGTTACTCTGTACCTGGTCGACCGCGCCACGAACGAGATCTACGTCAGCCACCCAAACACCACGCGGGAGAGACACAAAGTCAAATGGAAAATAGAGGAGCAGTCGACCGTTGCCACCTACGTGGCCAAGAAAATGGAATACGTTGTGGTGGAGGACGTGCTCCTTGATATCCGATTTCCGGAAGGAATCGGTTATGACGGTAAAACCCCCGATTTGTCACCAAATCACCAATCAGTCGCACCCACAGCTAGCACCATCCCGAGGTCCGTCATGTGCATCCCCATTGTGACCCCGGACGGCGACTGCTTCGCTGTGATCGAGTTCGTGAAGGAGTACCACTTGAAGTGCTTCGTCCAGGACGATCTCAAGATCTGCGTCATGGTCACGGCCTGGATGGGGGTGGCCATCCACCAGAACCAGGAGCGTCTGGCTTTGAAGCGGCAGCAGGAACTCAACGATTACCTCCTGGACCTGGTCAAGTGCTACTTCGAGGACCACGTCCTCATGGAGAAACTCATGAGCGAGGTGGTGAAGTTCGCGAAGATCACCCTCGGCGCCGAACGAGGCTCTTTCTTCATCATCGACAAAGATAGTGACGAAATGATCGCGCATTTGTTCGACGAAGGCGGACAGACTGAAGGGCCAGGACGGAAAGTCCGGTTCTCCAAAGAACGGGGGATTGCCGGCCTAGTGGCCCGGACTGGGCAAACAGTCAACATCAAAGACGCTTACAACGACAGCAGGTTCAACAAGGAGATTGACCAACGGACGGGGTTCATCACCAGGTCGATACTCTGCATGCCCATTTTGGGCAAGAACGGGGTCTTGGGAGTCGTCCAAGTCGTCAACAAGAAAAACGGAGGGTGTTTCTCAAGCAACGACGAGAACCTTTTCAAAACTTTCTCCCTGTATTGCTCCATGGCGGTGCACTACACCAACATCCATTCCGAAATCAAGAAACAGACCTACCTGAACAAAATCAACCTGAAAGTGATCAAGTTGCAGCAAGTGCCCTGCCTGCACGACTTGACCAACTTCACCGACAGGTCCTACGTGAACATACCAGTGGAGTTCGACAGCTTCACCTGGAGTATCAACAATTCGGACGAACTCGTGTACCTACCGCAGTACATATTGTACATAATGACCCAATTGATCAGCGTTTCCGAAATTAATCTCAACGTAatgaagaaatttattttgacagTTCGCAAATTCTACCGAGACTTGCCTTACCACAACTTCGAACATGCCTTCACCGTGTGCCATTGCATGTACCTCGTGCTAAAGCGCAATTTGGACCAGTTTAGCAAATTGGAAGTCAAAGCCCTGCTCATCGCCGCCCTCTGCCACGACATAGACCACCCCGGGTTCACCAACAATTTCCTCCAAATCATCAAAGACGACATCGCCATACTTTACGAAGCCCCAGCCTTGGAGAACCACCACTGGGAGGTGACCAAGATGATCCTGAACGACCACGACATCTTCCCCAAGATGAGCGGGCAGGAGCGGGAGTTGTTCCACAGCGAGATACAGAAGGCTATTCTAGCCACAGACCTGTCCACTTTTTTCCAGACTAGAGTCACCCTCGCCAAGTTGTACAACGCGAAAACTTTCGATCGATATAATCCGAGTCATAGGGTGAAGATGAAGGCGATTATCATCAATGCTTGTGATTTTTCGGGGTTGTCGAAGCCGTTTCTGGCCGCGAAAAGGATAGTGGATCAGCTTTATCGTATGGTGGATAACTGGGTTGAGTTTGGGTTAAGTTTGATTGCAGGCGAGTTCTACAAACAAGGTGATTTGGAAAAGGAGCTGGGGCAATGTCCGTTGTCGGTTATGGACAGAGGGAAGGAGAATTGCATTCCGGAGGATCAGATACGGTTTTTGAAGGTTGTAGTTATACCGTGCGTCGAAATTATTCGGGTGATTCTGCCAAATTGCCGCGAGTTGTACAATGGAACTTTGtaagtggtacgttgttgagtaTTTTTagcactttattttttaaggagATTACGCCAAACCTGGGAGgatattatcaaaaataccGGGCGCAAAATTTGGCGACAAGACGATTCCATTGTTAATCCTacttatatttaataaaataatattaaaaactatatttttctttcatttgtTGTTTCCGTTAATTAACAGTACttccatttcaaaaaaatccacaCTAAATAACTTTGCATAGGTACTACGTATATCCAATTTCAGTTCATAATAGAATTacaacagcgcatttgaatttttcggagtgaaaaataaaatacaaattgggAGTTTCTGTATAAGAAAAGAATTTTGTGTTAAACTAAGAAAACCCAGAAATTCTCGATTTGTGttcaattttcttcaaaaaaaatccaaatgcgctgttgcaaaattctactttGAACTCAAATGggatatacaatgtgtttttaaatgattttcatctagtcgtctaTGAAGTTCATGtgaaatcagaaatgccgcttcatagactaatgataggcatttagacattatactattaccattctccatttattaagtctcgaATTCAGAAACAtgcttcgataataaaagtgttttcttgcacaatgtaacaatttaattgcattttaaaaaaatttcttaaagaaattaattaaattttacaactaaCAAAGGATTCAATTGAGTAGAGCGGCACATTTTTtgtacatgtaaaccaatttcaaagtgaattaaatgacaatcatttaaaaaaacattgtacATATTATATTGAATCACTGCATTTTACATTTTGCCACCACATTTTGAAACCTAACGTATTaagtaatttataataactgtACTGGAGCTATTTTTTGCACAATGCgttaaaattgcttaaaaaccGTTGAGTTGGCTCAAAACGGTGTTATTTGTGCTCTTTACCATTGAATTTACTTTAAACTTTGTTAGAACAGAACGGAAAAGCACTAATTAGCTAAAAATTATAtgatttttccttattttcaaGCCCTGTAACATATGTAGTTCAGCCAGAAATAATCacaaacgcaattatttctaaaaatacgCCGAAAAATCAGAGGATTATCTCGCGAACGGTATTATTTTTGCGAGATTTtgtaaagtcactaaactatgagttgaaaatttcaatatttttgctttgttaACCGTTGTTTAAGGAAAaacgcgatttttttaaagaatttcgaTAAAAACAAACCTAGAAGTAAACAGCTTCTTGTGCAACCAAATATGAACAGtgtattgtttttcattttagaCGTGAGACAAAACCGAGATAAAAAAACACGTCATCAATTGTAAAAATCAGTTTTCCTGACGGGTTAAACATGATTTGTTaagaaatttcaaatattcaatatcaataaattaatttaagggTGGAAAAGTGCCACTTTTCGTaattcagttaaaaaaaattacttttttctatactCGAGTGTTTTATCTCGTTTTagagaaacgcaattattttgcaaaatttgtcaAATATCTGCATGCCCATTTTGGGCAAGAACGGGGTCCTGGGAGTGGTTCAAGTCGTTAATAAGAAAAACGGAGGGTGTTTCTCAAGCAACGACGAGAACCTTTTCAAAACGTTCTCCCTGTATTGCTCCATGGCGGTGCACTACACCAACATCCATTCCGAAATCAAGAAACAGACCTACCTGAACAAAATCAACCTGAAAGTGATCAAGTTGCAGCAAGTGCCCTGCCTGCACGACCTGACGAACTTCACCGACAGGTCCTACGTGAACATACCAGTGGAGTTCGACAGCTTCACCTGGAGTATCAACAATTCGGACGAACTCGTGTACCTACCGCAGTACATATTGTACATAATGACCCAATTGATCAGCGTTTCCGAAATTAATCTCAACGTAatgaagaaatttattttgacagTTCGCAAATTCTACCGAGACTTGCCTTACCACAACTTCGAACATGCCTTCACCGTGTGCCATTGCATGTACCTCGTGCTAAAGCGCAATTTGGACCAGTTTAGCAAATTGGAAGTCAAAGCCCTGCTCATCGCCGCCCTCTGCCACGACATAGACCACCCCGGGTTCACCAACAATTTCCTCCAAATCATCAAAGACGACATCGCCATACTTTACGAAGCCCCAGCCTTGGAGAACCACCACTGGGAGGTGACCAAGATGATCCAGAACGACCACGACATCTTCCCCAAGATGAGCGGGCAGGAGAGGGAGTTGTTCCACAGCGAGATACAGAAGGCTATTCTGGCCACAGACCTGTCCACTTTTTTCCAGACTAGAGTCACCCTCGCCAAGTTGTACAATGCGAAAACTTTCGATCGATATAATCCGAGTCATAGGGTGAAGATGAAGGCGATTATCATCAATGCTTGTGATTTTTCGGGGTTGTCGAAGCCGTTTCTGGCCGCGAAAAGGATAGTGGATCAGCTTTATCGTATGGTGGATAACTGGGTTGAGTTTGGGTTAAGTTTGATTGCAGGCGAGTTCTACAAACAAGGGGATTTGGAAAAGGAGCTGGGGCAATGTCCGTTGTCGGTTATGGACAGAGGGAAGGAGAATTGCATTCCGGAGGATCAGATACGGTTTTTGAAGGTTGTAGTCATACCGTGCGTCGAAATTATTCGGGTGATTCTGCCAAATTGCCGCGAGTTGTACAATGGAACTTTGtaagtggtacgttgttgagtaTTTTTagcactttattttttaaggagATTACGCCAAACCTGGGAGgatattatcaaaaataccGGGCGCAAAATTTGGCGACAAGACGATTCCATTGTTAATCCTacttatatttaataaaataatgttaaaaaatattttttctttcactTGTCGTTTCCGTTAATTAACAGTACttccatttcaaaaaaatccacaCTAAATAACTTTGCATAGGTACTAcgtatatcccatttcagttcataatAGAATTacaacagcgcatttgaatttttcggagtgaaaaataaaatacaaactgGGAGTTTCTGTATAAGAAAAGAATTCTGTGTTAAACTAAGAAAACTCAGAAATTCTCGATTTGTgttcaattttattcaaaaaaaatccaaatgcgctgttgcaaaattctactatgaactcaAATGggatatacaatgtgtttttaaatgattttcatctagtcgtctaTGAAGtttatgtaaaatcagaaatgccgcttcatataactaatgataggcatttagacattatactattaccattctccatttattaagtctcgaattcagaaataagcttcgataataaaagtgttttcttgcacagtgtaacaatttaattgcattttaagaaaatttcttaaagaaattaattgaattttacaACTGACAGAGGATTCAATTGAGTAGAGCGGCACATTTTTtgtacatgtaaaccaattttaaaGTGAATTAGAagacaatcatttaaaaaaacattgtacATATTATATTGAATCACTGCATTTTACATTTTGCCACTACATTTTGAAACCTAACGTACTaagtaatttataataactgtACTGGAGCTATTTTTTGCACAATGAgttaaaattacttaaaaaccgTTGAGTTGGGTCAAAACGGTGTTATTTGTGCCCTTTACCATTGAATTtactttaaactttttttagaaactttGTTAGAACAGAACGGAAAGGCACTAATTAGCTAAAAATTATAcgatttttccttattttcaagcattttaacATATGTAGTTCAGCCAGAAATAATCacaaacgcaattatttaaaaaaaaaaatcagaggaTTATCTCGCGAACGATATTATTTTTGcgagatttttgtaaaatcacgaacaaaaagttactaaactatgagttgaaaatttcaatatttgtgCTTTGTTAACtgttgtttaacaaaaaacgcGACTCTTCTGAAGAATTCCGATAAAAACAAACCTAGAAGTGAACAGCTCCTTGTGCAACAAAATATGAACAGtgtattgtttttcattttagaCGTGAGACAAAACCGAGATAAAGAAACACATCATCAATTGTAAAAATCAGTTTTCCTGAGGGGTTGAACACAATTTGTTaagaaatttcaaatattcaatatcataattaatttaagggTGGAAAAGTGCAACTTTTTGTAATTCAGTCAAAAAAAACAAGCGTTTTATCTCGTTTTAGAGAAACGCaatcattttgcaaaatttgtcaaatattagcaaaaaaagttacaaaaaaactaaccaaaaattgttaaaattaagcaaTTATTTCGACCGTTTATCGAGATAAAATTCCGCTAAATCAACTTGAAAAATCAgtaaattattggacccaaaacGATatgattttagatttttttgcgTTACCTATATTAGAGcgtttttcattcaaaacgcaattattttggatttagcaaaatttcgtcaatgATTGAATTGGAAtgaaaatggtgttatttttgccttaTTCATGTGCTTGTACACGTTTGAAGcttaaaaactcaattttcgcgctaaaatatgaaaaatcaCAGTACTGATTCGAAAATGATATccaaaaataccattttttgctaaatttaataacaataactcaGATTACTTTCCAAAATATCCTCAAAAGTATCAAAAACTTTgttgaaacaaattaaaaatttaaaatgtttttttgcgaGAGCTCAAAAACGCAACTCagttttttataaagaaaaatcagtaaatactataacattttttttaaactttttagtACGTTTTAgaatcaaaaatacaaatataaactaaataaatttttgaagaaaatttttatgccGTTTCTCTGACTTGCCTCCCGGGGGCGCGGGTTGGCGCAGCCCTGCACTTGTGT
Proteins encoded:
- the LOC662723 gene encoding cAMP and cAMP-inhibited cGMP 3',5'-cyclic phosphodiesterase 10A, translated to MAHMTKKRHVLKIKGNNKTNAKESNKPDKSSVWRVIAPFVTVPLKKPQKEVEDEQFSFYLKKKPAVLLRDLSTFMSDSVDLPSLFHETADVLQKVTKASWVTLYLVDRATNEIYVSHPNTTRERHKVKWKIEEQSTVATYVAKKMEYVVVEDVLLDIRFPEGIGYDASTIPRSVMCIPIVTPDGDCFAVIEFVKEYHLKCFVQDDLKICVMVTAWMGVAIHQNQERLALKRQQELNDYLLDLVKCYFEDHVLMEKLMSEVVKFAKITLGAERGSFFIIDKDSDEMIAHLFDEGGQTEGPGRKVRFSKERGIAGLVARTGQTVNIKDAYNDSRFNKEIDQRTGFITRSILCMPILGKNGVLGVVQVVNKKNGGCFSSNDENLFKTFSLYCSMAVHYTNIHSEIKKQTYLNKINLKVIKLQQVPCLHDLTNFTDRSYVNIPVEFDSFTWSINNSDELVYLPQYILYIMTQLISVSEINLNVMKKFILTVRKFYRDLPYHNFEHAFTVCHCMYLVLKRNLDQFSKLEVKALLIAALCHDIDHPGFTNNFLQIIKDDIAILYEAPALENHHWEVTKMILNDHDIFPKMSGQERELFHSEIQKAILATDLSTFFQTRVTLAKLYNAKTFDRYNPSHRVKMKAIIINACDFSGLSKPFLAAKRIVDQLYREFYKQGDLEKELGQCPLSVMDRGKENCIPEDQIRFLKVVVIPCVEIIRVILPNCRELYNGTLRLRQTWEDIIKNTGRKIWRQDDSIVNPTYI
- the LOC662695 gene encoding cAMP and cAMP-inhibited cGMP 3',5'-cyclic phosphodiesterase 10A, translated to MPILGKNGVLGVVQVVNKKNGGCFSSNDENLFKTFSLYCSMAVHYTNIHSEIKKQTYLNKINLKVIKLQQVPCLHDLTNFTDRSYVNIPVEFDSFTWSINNSDELVYLPQYILYIMTQLISVSEINLNVMKKFILTVRKFYRDLPYHNFEHAFTVCHCMYLVLKRNLDQFSKLEVKALLIAALCHDIDHPGFTNNFLQIIKDDIAILYEAPALENHHWEVTKMIQNDHDIFPKMSGQERELFHSEIQKAILATDLSTFFQTRVTLAKLYNAKTFDRYNPSHRVKMKAIIINACDFSGLSKPFLAAKRIVDQLYREFYKQGDLEKELGQCPLSVMDRGKENCIPEDQIRFLKVVVIPCVEIIRVILPNCRELYNGTLRLRQTWEDIIKNTGRKIWRQDDSIVNPTYI